A single region of the Micropterus dolomieu isolate WLL.071019.BEF.003 ecotype Adirondacks linkage group LG18, ASM2129224v1, whole genome shotgun sequence genome encodes:
- the kif17 gene encoding kinesin-like protein KIF17 isoform X6, which translates to MGSESVKVVVRCRPLNDREKALCSKMVLFMDLHRCQCFIEKPGAADEPPKQFTFDGTYFIDQTTEQMYNEIAYPLVEGVTEGYNGTVFAYGQTGSGKSFTMQGVSEPAAQKGVIPRAFEHIFESIQCAENTKFLVRASYLEIYNEDIRDLLGNDTKQRLELKEHPEHGVYVRDLSMHTVHSVGECEKIIEQGWRNRAVGYTLMNKDSSRSHSIFTIHLEICNTDAAGQDRLRAGKLNLVDLAGSERQSKTGATGERLREATKINLSLSALGNVISALVDGRSKYIPYRDSKLTRLLQDSLGGNTRTLMIACLSPADNNYEESLSTLRYANRAKSIQNKPRINEDPKDALLREYQEEIKNLRALISDQLGTANLASLLAGQLSEVSPAVDSRPQSSTTETEKEKIKEEYEERLAKLQAEYNAEQESKAKLQEDIAALRSSYESKLSNLEKARASRGSSVSKNVSASSNCMTQVAEEELCHNTDPMCHSQTGDTSLTEVPAVPCAAVSVQKGPSRDERIHSPDIPPAGPLDQKHVFERLQQLEQEVVGGEQAKNKELQQRHRQRKNLADQRKVHLIHALSENSEESENVLLNVYNSIQEEVHAKSQMLVKVQGKLKAAKLEIRDLQAEFEVERNDYLATIRRLEREGQLLHCLLERMVPLVRRDCNYSNLDRLKKEAVWDEDSVTWSLPDVMVQKTTLPSAVAPKLSARRGSAADNGEPFMQVEEDRYKEMLDRSDSENIASSYFKSKRASQLLGREATKGHAIHSPPLVNGAAHLTVSGSTMNLPLSSDSVLPRPFRLESLGVPVSNGKVKRKKSKPHIHSEGI; encoded by the exons ATGGGGTCAGAGTCAGTGAAAGTGGTGGTCAGGTGCAGGCCCCTGAATGACAGGGAAAAAGCGCTTTGTTCTAAGATGGTGCTGTTCATGGACCTGCACCGCTGTCAGTGTTTCATAGAAAAGCCCGGAGCAGCGGATGAGCCACCCAAGCAGTTCACCTTTGATGGGACCTACTTCATTGATCAAACCACTGAACAGATGTACAACGAGATTGCATATCCTTTAGTTGAG GGTGTCACTGAGGGATACAATGGCACAGTCTTTGCCTATGGACAAACTGGAAGTGGGAAGTCTTTCACCATGCAGGGAGTGTCAGAGCCTGCAGCCCAGAAGGGGGTTATTCCCCGAGCCTTTGAGCACATCTTTGAGAGTATTCAG TGTgcagaaaatacaaaattcCTCGTGAGGGCCTCCTACTTGGAGATTTACAATGAAGACATCAGAGACCTTTTGGGAAATGACACCAAACAGAGATTGGAG CTGAAAGAGCATCCAGAGCATGGGGTGTATGTGCGGGACCTCTCCATGCACACTGTGCACAGTGTTGGGGAGTGTGAGAAAATCATAGAGCAAGGGTGGAGGAACCGGGCAGTGGGCTATACACTGATGAACAAAGACTCCTCCCGCTCGCACTCCATCTTCACTATTCATTTGGAGATCTGCAACACAG ATGCAGCTGGACAAGACCGTCTACGAGCTGGTAAGCTCAACCTTGTTGACTTGGCAGGAAGTGAGCGTCAGTCTAAAACCGGTGCTACTGGTGAGCGACTCCGTGAGGCCACCAAGATCAACCTGTCCCTCTCAGCCCTGGGTAACGTCATCTCTGCCCTGGTGGATGGACGCTCCAAATACATCCCCTACCGGGACTCCAAGCTGACCAGACTGCTGCAGGACTCTCTGGGAGGAAACACGCGCACCTTGATGATTGCCTGTCTATCCCCTGCAGACAACAACTATGAGGAAAGCTTGAGCACACTGCGCTATGCCAACCGGGCCAAGAGCATCCAGAACAAGCCTCGTATCAATGAGGACCCAAAGGATGCTCTGCTCCGAGAGTATCAGGAGGAGATCAAGAATTTGCGGGCCCTTATCTCAGACCAGCTAGGCACTGCTAACCTTGCGT CTCTGCTGGCTGGTCAGTTGTCTGAGGTATCCCCTGCTGTTGATTCAAGGCCACAGTCCAGCAccacagaaacagagaaggaGAAGATTAAAGAG GAGTACGAAGAGAGGCTGGCCAAGTTGCAGGCTGAGTACAACGCAGAGCAGGAATCCAAGGCAAAGCTGCAGGAGGACATAGCTGCCCTGCGTTCCTCCTATGAATCCAAGCTGTCAAATCTGGAGAAGGCTAGAGCCAGCAGGGGGAGCTCTGTATCAAAGAATG TATCAGCGAGCTCAAACTGTATGACACAAGTCGCTGAGGAAGAACTCTGCCACAACACTGATCCCATGTGCCACAGTCAAACTGGAGACACTTCCCTGACCGAGGTA CCTGCTGTACCTTGTGCAGCAGTAAGCGTCCAAAAAGGCCCAAGCAGAGACGAGCGCATACACTCACCTGACATCCCTCCTGCAGGGCCTCTGGACCAGAAACACGTCTTTGAAAG ACTGCAGCAGCTGGAACAGGAGGTGGTAGGAGGAGAGCAGGCCAAGAACAAAGAGTTACAGCAGAGACACCGGCAGAGGAAGAACCTCGCAGACCAGAGAAAAGTCCATCTTATCCACGCTCTGTCAGAGAACAGCGAGGAGAGTGAAAACGTACTCTTGAACGTCTACAACTCCATCCAGGAAGAGGTCCATGCCAAAAGCCAAATGCTGGTCAAAGTCCAGGGCAAG CTGAAAGCGGCCAAACTGGAAATCCGTGACCTGCAGGCGGAGTTCGAGGTGGAAAGGAATGACTACTTAGCAACAATCCGGCGGCTGGAGAGGGAGGGCCAGTTACTGCACTGCCTGCTGGAGCGCATGGTGCCGCTGGTGCGCCGTGACTGCAACTACAGTAACCTGGACCGCTTGAAGAAAGAAGCTGTCTGGGACGAGGACAGCGTCACTTGGAGCCTGCCGGATGTGATGGTGCAGAAAACAACACTGCCTTCAG CAGTGGCTCCAAAACTTTCAGCTCGCAGAGGTTCAGCTGCTGATAATGGAGAGCCATTCATG CAGGTGGAGGAGGACAGGTACAAAGAAATGCTGGATCGTAGTGATAGTGAGAACATCGCCAGCAGCTACTTCAAGTCAAAGAGAGCAAGCCAACTGCTGGGACGTGAGGCTACCAAGGGACATG CAATCCACTCGCCTCCCCTGGTTAACGGGGCAGCCCACCTCACTGTGAGTGGTTCCACCATGAACCTGCCTCTTAGCTCAGACTCTGTCCTGCCACGCCCTTTCCGTCTGGAGTCGTTGGGTGTCCCAGTGTCCAATGGTAAGGTGAAACGCAAAAAAAGCAAACCTCACATCCACAGTGAGGGGATTTGA
- the kif17 gene encoding kinesin-like protein KIF17 isoform X4: MGSESVKVVVRCRPLNDREKALCSKMVLFMDLHRCQCFIEKPGAADEPPKQFTFDGTYFIDQTTEQMYNEIAYPLVEGVTEGYNGTVFAYGQTGSGKSFTMQGVSEPAAQKGVIPRAFEHIFESIQCAENTKFLVRASYLEIYNEDIRDLLGNDTKQRLELKEHPEHGVYVRDLSMHTVHSVGECEKIIEQGWRNRAVGYTLMNKDSSRSHSIFTIHLEICNTDAAGQDRLRAGKLNLVDLAGSERQSKTGATGERLREATKINLSLSALGNVISALVDGRSKYIPYRDSKLTRLLQDSLGGNTRTLMIACLSPADNNYEESLSTLRYANRAKSIQNKPRINEDPKDALLREYQEEIKNLRALISDQLGTANLASLLAGQLSEVSPAVDSRPQSSTTETEKEKIKEEYEERLAKLQAEYNAEQESKAKLQEDIAALRSSYESKLSNLEKARASRGSSVSKNVSASSNCMTQVAEEELCHNTDPMCHSQTGDTSLTEVSQPAVPCAAVSVQKGPSRDERIHSPDIPPAGPLDQKHVFERLQQLEQEVVGGEQAKNKELQQRHRQRKNLADQRKVHLIHALSENSEESENVLLNVYNSIQEEVHAKSQMLVKVQGKLKAAKLEIRDLQAEFEVERNDYLATIRRLEREGQLLHCLLERMVPLVRRDCNYSNLDRLKKEAVWDEDSVTWSLPDVMVQKTTLPSAVAPKLSARRGSAADNGEPFMQVEEDRYKEMLDRSDSENIASSYFKSKRASQLLGREATKGHAIHSPPLVNGAAHLTVSGSTMNLPLSSDSVLPRPFRLESLGVPVSNGKVKRKKSKPHIHSEGI, translated from the exons ATGGGGTCAGAGTCAGTGAAAGTGGTGGTCAGGTGCAGGCCCCTGAATGACAGGGAAAAAGCGCTTTGTTCTAAGATGGTGCTGTTCATGGACCTGCACCGCTGTCAGTGTTTCATAGAAAAGCCCGGAGCAGCGGATGAGCCACCCAAGCAGTTCACCTTTGATGGGACCTACTTCATTGATCAAACCACTGAACAGATGTACAACGAGATTGCATATCCTTTAGTTGAG GGTGTCACTGAGGGATACAATGGCACAGTCTTTGCCTATGGACAAACTGGAAGTGGGAAGTCTTTCACCATGCAGGGAGTGTCAGAGCCTGCAGCCCAGAAGGGGGTTATTCCCCGAGCCTTTGAGCACATCTTTGAGAGTATTCAG TGTgcagaaaatacaaaattcCTCGTGAGGGCCTCCTACTTGGAGATTTACAATGAAGACATCAGAGACCTTTTGGGAAATGACACCAAACAGAGATTGGAG CTGAAAGAGCATCCAGAGCATGGGGTGTATGTGCGGGACCTCTCCATGCACACTGTGCACAGTGTTGGGGAGTGTGAGAAAATCATAGAGCAAGGGTGGAGGAACCGGGCAGTGGGCTATACACTGATGAACAAAGACTCCTCCCGCTCGCACTCCATCTTCACTATTCATTTGGAGATCTGCAACACAG ATGCAGCTGGACAAGACCGTCTACGAGCTGGTAAGCTCAACCTTGTTGACTTGGCAGGAAGTGAGCGTCAGTCTAAAACCGGTGCTACTGGTGAGCGACTCCGTGAGGCCACCAAGATCAACCTGTCCCTCTCAGCCCTGGGTAACGTCATCTCTGCCCTGGTGGATGGACGCTCCAAATACATCCCCTACCGGGACTCCAAGCTGACCAGACTGCTGCAGGACTCTCTGGGAGGAAACACGCGCACCTTGATGATTGCCTGTCTATCCCCTGCAGACAACAACTATGAGGAAAGCTTGAGCACACTGCGCTATGCCAACCGGGCCAAGAGCATCCAGAACAAGCCTCGTATCAATGAGGACCCAAAGGATGCTCTGCTCCGAGAGTATCAGGAGGAGATCAAGAATTTGCGGGCCCTTATCTCAGACCAGCTAGGCACTGCTAACCTTGCGT CTCTGCTGGCTGGTCAGTTGTCTGAGGTATCCCCTGCTGTTGATTCAAGGCCACAGTCCAGCAccacagaaacagagaaggaGAAGATTAAAGAG GAGTACGAAGAGAGGCTGGCCAAGTTGCAGGCTGAGTACAACGCAGAGCAGGAATCCAAGGCAAAGCTGCAGGAGGACATAGCTGCCCTGCGTTCCTCCTATGAATCCAAGCTGTCAAATCTGGAGAAGGCTAGAGCCAGCAGGGGGAGCTCTGTATCAAAGAATG TATCAGCGAGCTCAAACTGTATGACACAAGTCGCTGAGGAAGAACTCTGCCACAACACTGATCCCATGTGCCACAGTCAAACTGGAGACACTTCCCTGACCGAG GTGAGTCAGCCTGCTGTACCTTGTGCAGCAGTAAGCGTCCAAAAAGGCCCAAGCAGAGACGAGCGCATACACTCACCTGACATCCCTCCTGCAGGGCCTCTGGACCAGAAACACGTCTTTGAAAG ACTGCAGCAGCTGGAACAGGAGGTGGTAGGAGGAGAGCAGGCCAAGAACAAAGAGTTACAGCAGAGACACCGGCAGAGGAAGAACCTCGCAGACCAGAGAAAAGTCCATCTTATCCACGCTCTGTCAGAGAACAGCGAGGAGAGTGAAAACGTACTCTTGAACGTCTACAACTCCATCCAGGAAGAGGTCCATGCCAAAAGCCAAATGCTGGTCAAAGTCCAGGGCAAG CTGAAAGCGGCCAAACTGGAAATCCGTGACCTGCAGGCGGAGTTCGAGGTGGAAAGGAATGACTACTTAGCAACAATCCGGCGGCTGGAGAGGGAGGGCCAGTTACTGCACTGCCTGCTGGAGCGCATGGTGCCGCTGGTGCGCCGTGACTGCAACTACAGTAACCTGGACCGCTTGAAGAAAGAAGCTGTCTGGGACGAGGACAGCGTCACTTGGAGCCTGCCGGATGTGATGGTGCAGAAAACAACACTGCCTTCAG CAGTGGCTCCAAAACTTTCAGCTCGCAGAGGTTCAGCTGCTGATAATGGAGAGCCATTCATG CAGGTGGAGGAGGACAGGTACAAAGAAATGCTGGATCGTAGTGATAGTGAGAACATCGCCAGCAGCTACTTCAAGTCAAAGAGAGCAAGCCAACTGCTGGGACGTGAGGCTACCAAGGGACATG CAATCCACTCGCCTCCCCTGGTTAACGGGGCAGCCCACCTCACTGTGAGTGGTTCCACCATGAACCTGCCTCTTAGCTCAGACTCTGTCCTGCCACGCCCTTTCCGTCTGGAGTCGTTGGGTGTCCCAGTGTCCAATGGTAAGGTGAAACGCAAAAAAAGCAAACCTCACATCCACAGTGAGGGGATTTGA
- the kif17 gene encoding kinesin-like protein KIF17 isoform X7 → MGSESVKVVVRCRPLNDREKALCSKMVLFMDLHRCQCFIEKPGAADEPPKQFTFDGTYFIDQTTEQMYNEIAYPLVEGVTEGYNGTVFAYGQTGSGKSFTMQGVSEPAAQKGVIPRAFEHIFESIQCAENTKFLVRASYLEIYNEDIRDLLGNDTKQRLELKEHPEHGVYVRDLSMHTVHSVGECEKIIEQGWRNRAVGYTLMNKDSSRSHSIFTIHLEICNTDAAGQDRLRAGKLNLVDLAGSERQSKTGATGERLREATKINLSLSALGNVISALVDGRSKYIPYRDSKLTRLLQDSLGGNTRTLMIACLSPADNNYEESLSTLRYANRAKSIQNKPRINEDPKDALLREYQEEIKNLRALISDQLGTANLASLLAGQLSEVSPAVDSRPQSSTTETEKEKIKEEYEERLAKLQAEYNAEQESKAKLQEDIAALRSSYESKLSNLEKARASRGSSVSKNVSASSNCMTQVAEEELCHNTDPMCHSQTGDTSLTEPAVPCAAVSVQKGPSRDERIHSPDIPPAGPLDQKHVFERLQQLEQEVVGGEQAKNKELQQRHRQRKNLADQRKVHLIHALSENSEESENVLLNVYNSIQEEVHAKSQMLVKVQGKLKAAKLEIRDLQAEFEVERNDYLATIRRLEREGQLLHCLLERMVPLVRRDCNYSNLDRLKKEAVWDEDSVTWSLPDVMVQKTTLPSAVAPKLSARRGSAADNGEPFMQVEEDRYKEMLDRSDSENIASSYFKSKRASQLLGREATKGHAIHSPPLVNGAAHLTVSGSTMNLPLSSDSVLPRPFRLESLGVPVSNGKVKRKKSKPHIHSEGI, encoded by the exons ATGGGGTCAGAGTCAGTGAAAGTGGTGGTCAGGTGCAGGCCCCTGAATGACAGGGAAAAAGCGCTTTGTTCTAAGATGGTGCTGTTCATGGACCTGCACCGCTGTCAGTGTTTCATAGAAAAGCCCGGAGCAGCGGATGAGCCACCCAAGCAGTTCACCTTTGATGGGACCTACTTCATTGATCAAACCACTGAACAGATGTACAACGAGATTGCATATCCTTTAGTTGAG GGTGTCACTGAGGGATACAATGGCACAGTCTTTGCCTATGGACAAACTGGAAGTGGGAAGTCTTTCACCATGCAGGGAGTGTCAGAGCCTGCAGCCCAGAAGGGGGTTATTCCCCGAGCCTTTGAGCACATCTTTGAGAGTATTCAG TGTgcagaaaatacaaaattcCTCGTGAGGGCCTCCTACTTGGAGATTTACAATGAAGACATCAGAGACCTTTTGGGAAATGACACCAAACAGAGATTGGAG CTGAAAGAGCATCCAGAGCATGGGGTGTATGTGCGGGACCTCTCCATGCACACTGTGCACAGTGTTGGGGAGTGTGAGAAAATCATAGAGCAAGGGTGGAGGAACCGGGCAGTGGGCTATACACTGATGAACAAAGACTCCTCCCGCTCGCACTCCATCTTCACTATTCATTTGGAGATCTGCAACACAG ATGCAGCTGGACAAGACCGTCTACGAGCTGGTAAGCTCAACCTTGTTGACTTGGCAGGAAGTGAGCGTCAGTCTAAAACCGGTGCTACTGGTGAGCGACTCCGTGAGGCCACCAAGATCAACCTGTCCCTCTCAGCCCTGGGTAACGTCATCTCTGCCCTGGTGGATGGACGCTCCAAATACATCCCCTACCGGGACTCCAAGCTGACCAGACTGCTGCAGGACTCTCTGGGAGGAAACACGCGCACCTTGATGATTGCCTGTCTATCCCCTGCAGACAACAACTATGAGGAAAGCTTGAGCACACTGCGCTATGCCAACCGGGCCAAGAGCATCCAGAACAAGCCTCGTATCAATGAGGACCCAAAGGATGCTCTGCTCCGAGAGTATCAGGAGGAGATCAAGAATTTGCGGGCCCTTATCTCAGACCAGCTAGGCACTGCTAACCTTGCGT CTCTGCTGGCTGGTCAGTTGTCTGAGGTATCCCCTGCTGTTGATTCAAGGCCACAGTCCAGCAccacagaaacagagaaggaGAAGATTAAAGAG GAGTACGAAGAGAGGCTGGCCAAGTTGCAGGCTGAGTACAACGCAGAGCAGGAATCCAAGGCAAAGCTGCAGGAGGACATAGCTGCCCTGCGTTCCTCCTATGAATCCAAGCTGTCAAATCTGGAGAAGGCTAGAGCCAGCAGGGGGAGCTCTGTATCAAAGAATG TATCAGCGAGCTCAAACTGTATGACACAAGTCGCTGAGGAAGAACTCTGCCACAACACTGATCCCATGTGCCACAGTCAAACTGGAGACACTTCCCTGACCGAG CCTGCTGTACCTTGTGCAGCAGTAAGCGTCCAAAAAGGCCCAAGCAGAGACGAGCGCATACACTCACCTGACATCCCTCCTGCAGGGCCTCTGGACCAGAAACACGTCTTTGAAAG ACTGCAGCAGCTGGAACAGGAGGTGGTAGGAGGAGAGCAGGCCAAGAACAAAGAGTTACAGCAGAGACACCGGCAGAGGAAGAACCTCGCAGACCAGAGAAAAGTCCATCTTATCCACGCTCTGTCAGAGAACAGCGAGGAGAGTGAAAACGTACTCTTGAACGTCTACAACTCCATCCAGGAAGAGGTCCATGCCAAAAGCCAAATGCTGGTCAAAGTCCAGGGCAAG CTGAAAGCGGCCAAACTGGAAATCCGTGACCTGCAGGCGGAGTTCGAGGTGGAAAGGAATGACTACTTAGCAACAATCCGGCGGCTGGAGAGGGAGGGCCAGTTACTGCACTGCCTGCTGGAGCGCATGGTGCCGCTGGTGCGCCGTGACTGCAACTACAGTAACCTGGACCGCTTGAAGAAAGAAGCTGTCTGGGACGAGGACAGCGTCACTTGGAGCCTGCCGGATGTGATGGTGCAGAAAACAACACTGCCTTCAG CAGTGGCTCCAAAACTTTCAGCTCGCAGAGGTTCAGCTGCTGATAATGGAGAGCCATTCATG CAGGTGGAGGAGGACAGGTACAAAGAAATGCTGGATCGTAGTGATAGTGAGAACATCGCCAGCAGCTACTTCAAGTCAAAGAGAGCAAGCCAACTGCTGGGACGTGAGGCTACCAAGGGACATG CAATCCACTCGCCTCCCCTGGTTAACGGGGCAGCCCACCTCACTGTGAGTGGTTCCACCATGAACCTGCCTCTTAGCTCAGACTCTGTCCTGCCACGCCCTTTCCGTCTGGAGTCGTTGGGTGTCCCAGTGTCCAATGGTAAGGTGAAACGCAAAAAAAGCAAACCTCACATCCACAGTGAGGGGATTTGA